The DNA segment CGACCACTTCGGCCGTGGGCTGCGCGAGGGGTTGTCCGCAGCGGTGGCCGAACACGGGCTGCCGCTCCGGGTGGAGGGCGGCGGCTCCCTGCTCACCCTGGCCTGCGATCCGGAGGTGACCCGGCCGGACGTGCTGACGACCGGCCTAGCGCTGGCCTTCGGCAACCGGGGCGTCTTCGGCTTCCCGTTCCTGTCCACCTCCTCGGTAATGGAGGAAAAGCACGTCGAATACGTCTTGCAGTCGGCCGCTGCCGTCTTCGAACAGGTGGCAAAAGCTCTTTAGGTCGGAGCCCGGCGGCACGCGCACAATGCCCGATTCCGGGCTCGCATGCACCGATCAGAGCACATTGGCCCGTGCTGTCCTGCCCGCTCCGTGCCCGTCCGGTTCAGGATCGGGCGTCGAGGCAGTCCGGCTCTGCTCGGCTCTCCGCCCAGTGCAGGATCTTGCGATCTGATGTGACCAACAGGCGCCCGGTGAGAATGGCAGCCGCGGTGATGAGTTGGTCAGCCGGGTCGGCGTGAAAGCCGTCCCGTCTCTCCAGGGAACCTGCCAGGATCGACATCTGCGATGTCACGGGTATCTCATGCAGACCCTGGTCCAGCAGGCTGCGGAGCCATACGCCGGGCTCTTTCCTGAGGTCGATCCTCCCATCCCAGTGGAGCTGCGCTATCTCGAGCATCGAGGTGGATGAGAACCTCAGGGAACCGCCGGAAGCGGCATCTTCGATGGCGGTCCTAGCCATAGGTCCTAAGCTCGGGCTGCCTCGCGACATCCAGAGCAACGCATCCGTGTCGAGGATGAGGTCCACGCTCAACGCTGGTCGTTGCTTGGAGTGCCGGTCAGGACTCTTTCTGGGTCGGAGACGACATGCCAGTGGTCAGGTGGCACGGCCGGTTCGGTCAAGTCGGTGCCGATGCGGATGTCGTCACTCCACCCGATGACGCTCGCCTCGGATGACGCTACCGCCGGCACTACGGCTGCGACCGGTCGTCCGTGCTTCGTGACAATGAGTTTCTCACCCGTGGCATGGACCTCGTCCAGCAGTTTCAGGCATCGGTCACGAAACTGGGCGGCGGGGATGGTTCGGGTGCCGGCCCCCATACAGTTCCTCCAAGGAGTGTTGTACAGAAAATT comes from the bacterium genome and includes:
- a CDS encoding type II toxin-antitoxin system prevent-host-death family antitoxin, giving the protein MGAGTRTIPAAQFRDRCLKLLDEVHATGEKLIVTKHGRPVAAVVPAVASSEASVIGWSDDIRIGTDLTEPAVPPDHWHVVSDPERVLTGTPSNDQR
- a CDS encoding PIN domain nuclease translates to MARTAIEDAASGGSLRFSSTSMLEIAQLHWDGRIDLRKEPGVWLRSLLDQGLHEIPVTSQMSILAGSLERRDGFHADPADQLITAAAILTGRLLVTSDRKILHWAESRAEPDCLDARS